Proteins encoded within one genomic window of Halodesulfurarchaeum formicicum:
- a CDS encoding DUF7123 family protein: MSPSTTTTAEPKEARLRSYLREKATDGELYFKSKFIAEDVGLSPKEIGALMVKLKESASDLEIEKWSYTSATTWRVSPA, from the coding sequence ATGAGCCCCTCCACGACCACCACTGCCGAACCCAAGGAAGCACGGCTCCGCTCCTACCTGCGGGAGAAGGCGACCGACGGCGAGCTCTACTTCAAGAGCAAGTTCATCGCCGAGGACGTCGGCCTCTCGCCGAAGGAGATCGGTGCGCTCATGGTCAAACTCAAGGAGAGCGCCTCGGACCTGGAGATCGAGAAGTGGTCGTACACGAGCGCGACGACCTGGCGTGTCAGTCCCGCCTGA